One Molothrus ater isolate BHLD 08-10-18 breed brown headed cowbird chromosome 4, BPBGC_Mater_1.1, whole genome shotgun sequence genomic window carries:
- the LOC118686146 gene encoding uncharacterized protein LOC118686146 isoform X3 → MEERDAQLCLQHPSSGTYLGKLSITSALPAGSLENSKLHPTDFQMPKTRGGCCLSGAPGLLLPCAPSQLGHSQGTPRSMAGSQQETPRPLGQKNSPGPSSQHRLELAALTCRQRPPALSRRALATEQGPLEQPWDWLRCLEQGAEKAKILGLMWSWPGHFSAFDLMRRNSSRLWK, encoded by the exons ATGGAG GAAAGGGATGCACAGCTTTGTCTTCAGCACCCCTCCAGTGGCACCTACCTGGGAAAGCTTTCCATCACTTCTGCACTTCCAGCTGGATCCCTGGAAAACTCCAAACTCCATCCCACTGATTTTCAG aTGCCAAAGACACGAGGGGGCTGCTGCCTTTCAGGAGCTCCtggcctcctcctgccctgcgctcccagccagctgggacacagccagggaacACCAAGGAGCatggctggcagccagcaggagaCACCGAGGCCCCTGGGCCAGAAAaacagccctggccccagcagccagcatcgtttggagctggcagcactcaCCTGCAGGCAACGCCCCCCGGCACTCTCCAGAAGAGCTTTGGCCACGGAGCAAG GGCCTTTGGAACAGCCCTGGGATTGGCTCAGGTGTTTGGAGCAGGGTGCTGAGAAGGCCAAAATTCTGGGTTTGATGTGGAGCTGGCCTGGTCACTTCTCAGCATTTGACTTGATGAGGCGGAACTCCTCACGGCTctggaaataa
- the LOC118686146 gene encoding uncharacterized protein LOC118686146 isoform X6, translating into MAAAGRAPLPGLSPGRGQSAGTAASARVTLSLPAPASPGARPAAQNAAFGPGAGTMPLARQQRREAAGGALRAGKIIQLLPSLPTALVLEQPKARGFSSRALRWRALVLPTLWASREGRRGSLWDETAESEQRSSLGLEKGQGTNTVAPGHL; encoded by the exons ATGGCGGCCGCTGGCAgggccccgctccccggccTGAGCCCCGGGAGGGGACAGAGCGCCGGGACAGCCGCCTCAGCCCGggtcaccctgtccctgcccgcCCCCGCGTCCCCCGGAGCGCGCCCTGCAGCGCAGAACGCGGCCTTTGGGCCAGGAGCGGGGACAATGCCCTTGGCTCGGCAGCAGCGCCGGGAGGCAGCGGGCGGTGCCCTCAG gGCAGGAAAAATCATCCAACTCCTCCCATCTTTGCCCACAGCTTTGGTGTTGGAGCAGCCAAAGGCAAGAGGcttcagcagcagggctctgcgCTGGAGGGCTCTGGTCCTGCCCACGCTGTGGG ccagcagggaagggagaagaggatCCCTGTGGGATGAGACTGCAGAGAGcgagcagaggagcagcctcgGGCTGGAGAAAGGCCAAGGGACCAACACGGTGGCACCAGGGCACCTGTGA
- the LOC118686146 gene encoding uncharacterized protein LOC118686146 isoform X7 yields MAAAGRAPLPGLSPGRGQSAGTAASARVTLSLPAPASPGARPAAQNAAFGPGAGTMPLARQQRREAAGGALRAGKIIQLLPSLPTALVLEQPKARGFSSRALRWRALVLPTLWGANLPAEPDCSGGQSCVWSREC; encoded by the exons ATGGCGGCCGCTGGCAgggccccgctccccggccTGAGCCCCGGGAGGGGACAGAGCGCCGGGACAGCCGCCTCAGCCCGggtcaccctgtccctgcccgcCCCCGCGTCCCCCGGAGCGCGCCCTGCAGCGCAGAACGCGGCCTTTGGGCCAGGAGCGGGGACAATGCCCTTGGCTCGGCAGCAGCGCCGGGAGGCAGCGGGCGGTGCCCTCAG gGCAGGAAAAATCATCCAACTCCTCCCATCTTTGCCCACAGCTTTGGTGTTGGAGCAGCCAAAGGCAAGAGGcttcagcagcagggctctgcgCTGGAGGGCTCTGGTCCTGCCCACGCTGTGGG GAGCaaacctcccagcagagccagattGCAGTGGAGGccagagctgtgtttggagcagggagtgctgA
- the LOC118686146 gene encoding uncharacterized protein LOC118686146 isoform X1 → MRLQRASRGAASGWRKAKGPTRWHQGTCEEQNGHLEATWRKGMHSFVFSTPPVAPTWESFPSLLHFQLDPWKTPNSIPLIFRCQRHEGAAAFQELLASSCPALPASWDTAREHQGAWLAASRRHRGPWARKTALAPAASIVWSWQHSPAGNAPRHSPEELWPRSKVTLRACLVRFFLGKQRDIVGAHLQLLGKSWQGQNNQGYGEEFGAAMLSASQFCPTAIAGAAV, encoded by the exons ATGAGACTGCAGAGAGcgagcagaggagcagcctcgGGCTGGAGAAAGGCCAAGGGACCAACACGGTGGCACCAGGGCACCTGTGAGGAACAGAATGGACACTTGGAGGCCACATGGAG GAAAGGGATGCACAGCTTTGTCTTCAGCACCCCTCCAGTGGCACCTACCTGGGAAAGCTTTCCATCACTTCTGCACTTCCAGCTGGATCCCTGGAAAACTCCAAACTCCATCCCACTGATTTTCAG aTGCCAAAGACACGAGGGGGCTGCTGCCTTTCAGGAGCTCCtggcctcctcctgccctgcgctcccagccagctgggacacagccagggaacACCAAGGAGCatggctggcagccagcaggagaCACCGAGGCCCCTGGGCCAGAAAaacagccctggccccagcagccagcatcgtttggagctggcagcactcaCCTGCAGGCAACGCCCCCCGGCACTCTCCAGAAGAGCTTTGGCCACGGAGCAAGGTCACCCTCAGGGCTTGTCTTGTTCGCTTCTTCCTGGGGAAACAAAGGGACATTGTGGGAGCACATTTACAGCTGCTGGGGAAATCCTGGCAAGGGCAGAACAATCAGGGCTATGGGGAAGAGTTTGGTGCTGCCATGTTGAGTGCCAGCCAGTTCTGCCCCACAGCCattgcaggggctgctgtgtaa
- the LOC118686146 gene encoding uncharacterized protein LOC118686146 isoform X5, with the protein MAAAGRAPLPGLSPGRGQSAGTAASARVTLSLPAPASPGARPAAQNAAFGPGAGTMPLARQQRREAAGGALRAGKIIQLLPSLPTALVLEQPKARGFSSRALRWRALVLPTLWAASREGRRGSLWDETAESEQRSSLGLEKGQGTNTVAPGHL; encoded by the exons ATGGCGGCCGCTGGCAgggccccgctccccggccTGAGCCCCGGGAGGGGACAGAGCGCCGGGACAGCCGCCTCAGCCCGggtcaccctgtccctgcccgcCCCCGCGTCCCCCGGAGCGCGCCCTGCAGCGCAGAACGCGGCCTTTGGGCCAGGAGCGGGGACAATGCCCTTGGCTCGGCAGCAGCGCCGGGAGGCAGCGGGCGGTGCCCTCAG gGCAGGAAAAATCATCCAACTCCTCCCATCTTTGCCCACAGCTTTGGTGTTGGAGCAGCCAAAGGCAAGAGGcttcagcagcagggctctgcgCTGGAGGGCTCTGGTCCTGCCCACGCTGTGGG cagccagcagggaagggagaagaggatCCCTGTGGGATGAGACTGCAGAGAGcgagcagaggagcagcctcgGGCTGGAGAAAGGCCAAGGGACCAACACGGTGGCACCAGGGCACCTGTGA
- the LOC118686146 gene encoding uncharacterized protein LOC118686146 isoform X8, with protein MAAAGRAPLPGLSPGRGQSAGTAASARVTLSLPAPASPGARPAAQNAAFGPGAGTMPLARQQRREAAGGALRAGKIIQLLPSLPTALVLEQPKARGFSSRALRWRALVLPTLWGCPCWSSLVPAVPKP; from the exons ATGGCGGCCGCTGGCAgggccccgctccccggccTGAGCCCCGGGAGGGGACAGAGCGCCGGGACAGCCGCCTCAGCCCGggtcaccctgtccctgcccgcCCCCGCGTCCCCCGGAGCGCGCCCTGCAGCGCAGAACGCGGCCTTTGGGCCAGGAGCGGGGACAATGCCCTTGGCTCGGCAGCAGCGCCGGGAGGCAGCGGGCGGTGCCCTCAG gGCAGGAAAAATCATCCAACTCCTCCCATCTTTGCCCACAGCTTTGGTGTTGGAGCAGCCAAAGGCAAGAGGcttcagcagcagggctctgcgCTGGAGGGCTCTGGTCCTGCCCACGCTGTGGG GCTGTccttgctggagcagcctggtccctgCCGTGCCCAAGCCCTGA
- the LOC118686146 gene encoding uncharacterized protein LOC118686146 isoform X4 — MRLQRASRGAASGWRKAKGPTRWHQGTCEEQNGHLEATWRKGMHSFVFSTPPVAPTWESFPSLLHFQLDPWKTPNSIPLIFRSSWPPPALRSQPAGTQPGNTKEHGWQPAGDTEAPGPEKQPWPQQPASFGAGSTHLQATPPGTLQKSFGHGARAFGTALGLAQVFGAGC, encoded by the exons ATGAGACTGCAGAGAGcgagcagaggagcagcctcgGGCTGGAGAAAGGCCAAGGGACCAACACGGTGGCACCAGGGCACCTGTGAGGAACAGAATGGACACTTGGAGGCCACATGGAG GAAAGGGATGCACAGCTTTGTCTTCAGCACCCCTCCAGTGGCACCTACCTGGGAAAGCTTTCCATCACTTCTGCACTTCCAGCTGGATCCCTGGAAAACTCCAAACTCCATCCCACTGATTTTCAG GAGCTCCtggcctcctcctgccctgcgctcccagccagctgggacacagccagggaacACCAAGGAGCatggctggcagccagcaggagaCACCGAGGCCCCTGGGCCAGAAAaacagccctggccccagcagccagcatcgtttggagctggcagcactcaCCTGCAGGCAACGCCCCCCGGCACTCTCCAGAAGAGCTTTGGCCACGGAGCAAG GGCCTTTGGAACAGCCCTGGGATTGGCTCAGGTGTTTGGAGCAGGGTGCTGA
- the LOC118686146 gene encoding uncharacterized protein LOC118686146 isoform X2 has translation MEERDAQLCLQHPSSGTYLGKLSITSALPAGSLENSKLHPTDFQELLASSCPALPASWDTAREHQGAWLAASRRHRGPWARKTALAPAASIVWSWQHSPAGNAPRHSPEELWPRSKVTLRACLVRFFLGKQRDIVGAHLQLLGKSWQGQNNQGYGEEFGAAMLSASQFCPTAIAGAAV, from the exons ATGGAG GAAAGGGATGCACAGCTTTGTCTTCAGCACCCCTCCAGTGGCACCTACCTGGGAAAGCTTTCCATCACTTCTGCACTTCCAGCTGGATCCCTGGAAAACTCCAAACTCCATCCCACTGATTTTCAG GAGCTCCtggcctcctcctgccctgcgctcccagccagctgggacacagccagggaacACCAAGGAGCatggctggcagccagcaggagaCACCGAGGCCCCTGGGCCAGAAAaacagccctggccccagcagccagcatcgtttggagctggcagcactcaCCTGCAGGCAACGCCCCCCGGCACTCTCCAGAAGAGCTTTGGCCACGGAGCAAGGTCACCCTCAGGGCTTGTCTTGTTCGCTTCTTCCTGGGGAAACAAAGGGACATTGTGGGAGCACATTTACAGCTGCTGGGGAAATCCTGGCAAGGGCAGAACAATCAGGGCTATGGGGAAGAGTTTGGTGCTGCCATGTTGAGTGCCAGCCAGTTCTGCCCCACAGCCattgcaggggctgctgtgtaa